A window of the Zerene cesonia ecotype Mississippi chromosome 12, Zerene_cesonia_1.1, whole genome shotgun sequence genome harbors these coding sequences:
- the LOC119830788 gene encoding GTP-binding protein 128up, which translates to MSTILEKIAAIESEMARTQKNKATALHLGILKARLAKLRRELITPKGGGGATGEGFDVAKTGDARIGFVGFPSVGKSTLLSNLAGVYSEVAAYEFTTLTTVPGCIKYKGAKIQLLDLPGIIEGAKDGKGRGRQVIAVARTCSLIFIVLDVLKPLQHKKLLEHELEGFGLRLNKQPPNIYFRKKDKGGINLNTTCPQSELDVEAVKTILSEYKIHNADITLRYDATSDDLIDVIEGNRIYVPCIYLLNKIDQISIEELDVIYKIPHCVPISAHHRWNFDDLLEKMWEYLKLIRIYTKPKGQLPDYNAPVVLHADRTSVEDFCNKLHRSIVKEFKYALVWGSSVKHQPQKVGIDHVLADEDVVQIVKKV; encoded by the exons ATGAGTACTATATTAGAAAAGATTGCAGCCATTGAGTCCGAG ATGGCCCGGACTCAAAAAAATAAGGCAACTGCTCTTCATTTGGGTATTTTAAAAGCAAGATTGGCTAAGTTGAGGAGAGAACTAATCACTCCAAAAGGTGGCGGCGGAGCTACTGGAGAAG GTTTCGATGTCGCTAAAACTGGTGATGCCCGAATTGGATTTGTAGGTTTTCCATCTGTAGGAAAATCTACATTGCTCTCCAATTTGGCAGGAGTGTACTCTGAGGTTGCAGCCTATGAGTTCACAACGCTAACAACTGTTCCTggttgtattaaatataagggTGCTAAGATTCag TTACTTGACTTGCCTGGTATTATTGAAGGTGCTAAAGATGGCAAAGGTCGTGGTCGCCAAGTGATCGCTGTTGCTCGGACATGCAGTCTCATATTCATAGTGCTCGATGTTTTGAAACCCCTGCAGCACAAGAAGTTGCTGGAGCATGAATTGGAAGGTTTCGGTCTGAGGTTAAACAAACAACCTCCAAATATATACTTTAGGAAGAAAGACAAAGGTGGAATTAATTTGAACACAAct TGTCCGCAATCTGAACTTGATGTGGAGGCTGTTAAAACAATACTCTCAGAATATAAGATACATAATGCTGATATTACACTAAGGTATGATGCTACAAGTGACGATCTTATTGATGTTATTGAAGGAAATAGAATCTATGTACCATGTATCTACTTGTTGAATAAAATTG atcaGATTAGCATAGAAGAATTGgatgttatttacaaaattccgCATTGTGTGCCCATCTCCGCTCACCACAGGtggaattttgatgatttattgGAGAAAATGTGGGAATATCTCAAACTTATTAGAATATACACTAAACCAAAAGGCCAACTGCCAGATTACAATGCTCCAGTTGTTTTGCATGCCGATAGAACAAGCGTAGAAGATTTTTGTAACAAACTTCATAGATCTATTGTGAAGGAGTTTAAATA TGCCCTTGTATGGGGATCATCTGTCAAGCATCAGCCCCAGAAAGTTGGTATTGATCATGTGCTAGCAGATGAAGATGTTGTCCAGATTGTGAAGAAAGTTTAG